A window from Streptomyces subrutilus encodes these proteins:
- a CDS encoding serine hydrolase domain-containing protein, with translation MARSGNGHVDDQYGRTGGGRAPQTPGSPGSPGSPASGDRRQDLAHWQARLDALCAEHHVPGASLAFLADGTVHELATGVLHRGTGVETTTDSVFQMGSIAKVYTATLIMRLAAAGELDLDAPVVDVLPEFSVADPAATRAITTRRLLSHTSGLTCDFTHDSGRGDDCLARYVDAARGVALDCPPGSAISYSSVGYNVLGRIVEVVTGKVWDRALKDLLLTPLGLTHTVTLPEEALRFRAAMGHLGEPGRDPEPAPEWDMMPRSAGPYGRVIASAGDLARFARMHLAGGVAEDGTRILPEAAVALMRQRVVDCPDRWTVSSDGWGLGWTLYDWNGVQGYGHDGASIGQYGYLRVVPSAGVAVALLTNGGGAREVYAALCRELLAELAGVAVPEPFAPPARPPAVDLAPLVGTYRREGVVITVTERDGAGHAVYEFVDGMKDFSAPLRIDLLPVTETVFAGTGVGAAFSEDYMPVVFSTLPDGTGCVYIGMRCAPKVA, from the coding sequence ATGGCACGGAGCGGGAACGGGCACGTCGACGACCAGTACGGGCGGACCGGCGGCGGGCGGGCTCCGCAGACGCCGGGGTCACCGGGGTCGCCGGGGTCGCCTGCCTCCGGGGACCGGAGGCAGGACCTCGCCCATTGGCAGGCCCGGCTCGACGCGCTGTGCGCCGAGCACCACGTCCCGGGCGCTTCCCTCGCGTTCCTCGCCGACGGGACGGTCCACGAGCTGGCGACCGGTGTGCTGCACCGCGGCACCGGCGTGGAGACGACGACCGACTCCGTCTTCCAGATGGGCTCGATAGCGAAGGTCTACACCGCCACCCTGATCATGCGGCTGGCCGCCGCGGGAGAGCTCGACCTCGACGCCCCGGTCGTGGACGTGCTGCCGGAATTCTCGGTGGCCGACCCCGCGGCGACCCGGGCGATCACCACGCGCCGCCTGCTCAGCCACACCAGCGGTCTCACCTGCGACTTCACCCATGACAGCGGGCGCGGGGACGACTGCCTGGCCCGGTACGTCGACGCCGCGAGGGGCGTGGCGCTCGACTGTCCGCCCGGCTCCGCGATCTCCTACAGCAGCGTCGGCTACAACGTGCTCGGCCGGATCGTCGAGGTGGTGACGGGCAAGGTCTGGGACCGGGCGCTGAAGGACCTGCTCCTGACCCCGCTGGGCCTCACGCACACCGTGACGCTGCCCGAGGAGGCGCTGCGGTTCCGTGCCGCGATGGGGCACCTGGGCGAGCCGGGCCGGGATCCGGAGCCCGCGCCGGAGTGGGACATGATGCCGCGCTCGGCGGGCCCCTACGGCCGGGTGATCGCCAGCGCCGGTGACCTCGCCCGGTTCGCCCGGATGCACCTGGCCGGTGGTGTGGCCGAGGACGGTACGCGCATCCTCCCCGAGGCGGCCGTGGCGCTGATGCGGCAACGGGTGGTGGACTGCCCCGACCGGTGGACGGTCAGCTCGGACGGGTGGGGCCTGGGCTGGACCCTGTACGACTGGAACGGCGTCCAGGGCTACGGGCACGACGGGGCCTCCATCGGGCAGTACGGCTACCTGCGCGTGGTGCCCTCGGCGGGGGTGGCGGTCGCATTGCTCACCAACGGCGGCGGCGCGCGGGAGGTGTACGCGGCGCTCTGCCGCGAACTCCTCGCCGAACTCGCCGGGGTCGCCGTGCCGGAGCCCTTCGCACCGCCGGCCCGGCCGCCCGCGGTCGACCTGGCCCCGCTGGTCGGGACGTACCGGCGCGAGGGCGTCGTCATCACCGTGACCGAGCGGGACGGCGCGGGCCACGCCGTGTACGAATTCGTCGACGGCATGAAGGACTTCTCCGCGCCGTTGCGGATCGACCTGCTGCCGGTGACGGAGACGGTGTTCGCCGGTACGGGGGTGGGCGCGGCGTTCAGCGAGGACTACATGCCCGTGGTCTTCTCCACGCTGCCCGACGGCACCGGCTGCGTGTACATCGGCATGCGCTGCGCCCCCAAGGTCGCGTAG
- a CDS encoding TetR/AcrR family transcriptional regulator C-terminal domain-containing protein: MPTEEKPPASVWTRPRRPQREQLTREQIVAAAIELLDRDGTEALSMRKLGSHLNAAATSLYRHVANRDELIQLVVDEVHGELDLPATADRGRWRAAVTRLAADLRTMTLRHPWIAPELGQVGLVHIGPNALRMSRAMLAQFEAAGFTADERGRAAGTLAAYVIGIATSEAAYLSLIARSGASEEEWVAALRPAHDAAAGQRPREAGSAGRDAHPRQLRDDDFAYGLERVLDGLAARLDT, translated from the coding sequence ATGCCGACCGAAGAGAAGCCGCCCGCATCGGTATGGACCCGGCCGCGGCGCCCCCAGCGCGAGCAGCTGACCCGCGAGCAGATCGTGGCCGCCGCGATCGAACTGCTGGACCGGGACGGGACCGAGGCGCTCAGCATGCGCAAGCTCGGCAGCCACCTGAACGCCGCGGCCACCTCCCTCTACCGGCACGTGGCCAACCGGGACGAGCTGATCCAGCTGGTCGTGGACGAGGTCCACGGCGAGCTGGACCTGCCGGCCACCGCCGACCGCGGCCGGTGGCGCGCGGCCGTCACCCGCCTCGCGGCCGATCTGCGGACGATGACCCTGCGCCACCCCTGGATCGCCCCCGAGCTCGGCCAGGTCGGTCTCGTCCACATCGGCCCCAACGCACTGCGGATGTCACGGGCGATGCTCGCCCAGTTCGAGGCGGCCGGCTTCACCGCGGACGAGCGGGGCCGGGCCGCGGGGACGCTCGCGGCGTACGTGATCGGGATCGCGACCTCCGAGGCCGCGTACCTCTCGCTGATCGCCCGGAGCGGCGCGAGCGAGGAGGAGTGGGTGGCGGCGCTGCGGCCGGCCCACGACGCGGCCGCGGGGCAGCGCCCGCGCGAGGCGGGCTCCGCCGGGCGGGACGCGCACCCGCGGCAGCTGCGCGACGACGACTTCGCGTACGGGCTCGAACGGGTCCTCGACGGCCTGGCGGCCCGGCTCGACACCTGA
- a CDS encoding EF-hand domain-containing protein codes for MASAFQESKLRGMFAAFDADGDGYLREEDFTALIARWSRLPGVGPGTELRARVEALLMGWWAALLETGDTNGDGAIDMGELLALVDRLPAMVADVTATADTVFDAVDSNGDGVISPEEHRRLVETWNGRPEELAGVFELLDLNGDGHLSRDEFRLLWRQFWISDDPTEPGNWLCGRFAVSPA; via the coding sequence ATGGCCAGTGCGTTTCAGGAGAGCAAGCTCCGGGGCATGTTCGCCGCGTTCGACGCGGACGGTGACGGCTATCTGCGCGAGGAGGACTTCACCGCGCTGATCGCCCGCTGGAGCCGACTGCCGGGCGTGGGGCCCGGGACCGAACTGCGGGCACGGGTGGAAGCGCTGCTGATGGGCTGGTGGGCGGCGCTGCTCGAAACCGGCGACACCAACGGGGACGGCGCGATCGACATGGGCGAGCTGCTCGCCCTCGTCGACCGCCTGCCGGCCATGGTCGCGGACGTCACCGCCACCGCCGACACCGTCTTCGACGCCGTGGACTCCAATGGCGACGGCGTGATCTCCCCCGAGGAGCACCGCCGGCTCGTCGAGACGTGGAACGGGCGGCCGGAGGAGCTAGCGGGCGTCTTCGAGCTGCTCGACCTCAACGGCGACGGCCATCTCAGCCGGGACGAGTTCCGGCTGCTGTGGCGGCAGTTCTGGATCAGCGACGACCCGACGGAGCCGGGCAACTGGCTCTGCGGCCGCTTCGCCGTCTCCCCCGCGTAG
- a CDS encoding PaaI family thioesterase, with the protein MGRTRTYEWEDPAVTAAAVGRSSGLDFLRDLRAGRLPVPPLGATLGFTLTEVEHGRAVFSMVPGEEHYNPIGSVHGGVYATLLDSAAGCAVQSTLPPGMGYTSLDLNVKFLRRITVDTGAVRAVGTVINAGRQTALAQAQLLDAADRVLAHATSTCMLFPMTAPSNG; encoded by the coding sequence GTGGGACGGACACGTACGTACGAGTGGGAGGACCCGGCGGTGACGGCGGCCGCCGTGGGGCGCTCCTCGGGCCTGGACTTCCTGCGCGACCTGCGGGCCGGCCGGCTGCCGGTGCCGCCCCTGGGGGCCACCCTCGGCTTCACCCTCACCGAGGTCGAGCACGGGCGCGCGGTGTTCTCCATGGTGCCGGGCGAAGAGCACTACAACCCCATCGGCAGCGTGCACGGCGGCGTCTACGCCACCCTGCTCGACTCGGCGGCCGGCTGCGCCGTCCAGTCGACGCTGCCCCCGGGCATGGGCTACACCTCGCTCGACCTGAACGTGAAGTTCCTGCGCCGCATCACCGTGGACACGGGAGCGGTCCGCGCCGTCGGCACGGTCATCAACGCCGGCCGCCAAACCGCCCTGGCTCAGGCGCAGTTGTTGGACGCGGCAGACCGCGTACTGGCCCACGCCACCAGCACGTGCATGCTGTTCCCGATGACGGCCCCGTCGAACGGGTGA
- a CDS encoding winged helix-turn-helix transcriptional regulator, giving the protein MEWLEASTENCPVQLTLDVVGEKWTLLILRDAATGVRRFDEFRRHIGMSEAVLSDRLRKLTAAGVLTAVPYREPGSRSRHEYRLTRKGWDLWPVLLALKQWGETYAGDPLGPVLDLRHEDCGAPVRVVVECAGQHAGERTAPGPGEVTARPGPGARRRSAAG; this is encoded by the coding sequence ATGGAGTGGCTTGAGGCGAGCACGGAGAACTGTCCGGTCCAGCTCACGCTCGACGTGGTCGGGGAGAAGTGGACCCTGCTGATCCTGCGCGACGCCGCCACCGGAGTGCGCCGCTTCGACGAGTTCCGCCGGCACATCGGCATGTCCGAGGCGGTCCTCAGCGACCGGCTGCGGAAGCTGACCGCGGCCGGCGTGCTGACGGCCGTGCCCTACCGGGAACCGGGCAGCCGCTCCCGGCACGAGTACCGCCTGACCCGCAAGGGATGGGACCTGTGGCCCGTCCTGCTGGCCCTCAAACAGTGGGGCGAGACGTACGCGGGCGACCCGCTCGGGCCGGTCCTCGACCTCCGCCACGAGGACTGCGGCGCCCCGGTGCGGGTCGTCGTCGAGTGCGCGGGGCAGCACGCGGGGGAGCGCACCGCACCGGGGCCCGGCGAGGTCACCGCCAGGCCCGGCCCGGGAGCCAGGCGCCGGTCGGCCGCCGGATAA
- a CDS encoding MFS transporter, whose protein sequence is MSTSRWAAVLPDLSPWRSSRDFRLLFFQGTVTFFGSFMAMIALPLQIKHLTDSPLAVGAMGAVELVPLVVCGLYGGALADAVDRRRLILLTEAGLGVLALVLLVNATLPNPLLWPLYLVAAGVSALTGLQRPALDSLMARIVPHEQLSAAAALNGLRYQFGAIAGPALAGVVVAYAGYASAYAVTVVGFLVSVLLCLRLAPAPPVRDAARPSLRGIAEGARYAWSRPVLLGTYAVDLAAMFFAFPNAIFPFLADELDAVWALGLMYAAGAVGSLVLGMTSGWVSRVRRHGLLVVCGAGVWGLAIAAAGWFSTIWPVLVCLAVAGAGDMLSGLGRATIWNQTIPEALRGRLAGIEVLSYSVGPQLGQVRAGTMASWTGTRTAFWSGGLACVASVALLAAALPKLISYDADTDEDALRRRAERESHPQPNTTRA, encoded by the coding sequence GTGAGTACTTCCCGCTGGGCCGCGGTGCTGCCCGACCTCTCTCCCTGGCGCTCCAGCCGCGACTTCCGGCTGCTGTTCTTCCAGGGCACGGTCACGTTCTTCGGCTCGTTCATGGCGATGATCGCGCTGCCGCTCCAGATCAAGCACCTGACCGACTCGCCCCTGGCGGTCGGTGCGATGGGCGCCGTCGAGCTGGTCCCGCTGGTCGTCTGCGGCCTGTACGGAGGCGCGCTCGCCGACGCCGTCGACCGCCGCCGGCTGATCCTGCTGACCGAGGCCGGCCTCGGCGTGCTCGCGCTCGTCCTGCTCGTGAACGCGACCCTGCCGAACCCGCTGCTGTGGCCGCTGTACCTGGTCGCGGCCGGGGTCTCCGCGCTGACCGGGCTGCAGCGGCCGGCCCTGGACTCGCTGATGGCGCGGATCGTGCCGCACGAGCAGCTCAGCGCCGCCGCCGCGCTCAACGGTCTGCGCTACCAGTTCGGCGCCATCGCGGGCCCGGCGCTGGCCGGCGTGGTCGTCGCGTACGCCGGCTACGCCTCGGCCTACGCGGTCACCGTCGTCGGGTTCCTGGTCTCGGTCCTGCTGTGCCTGCGACTCGCCCCGGCGCCACCCGTACGGGACGCCGCGCGCCCGTCGCTGCGCGGGATCGCCGAAGGGGCCCGGTACGCGTGGAGCCGTCCGGTACTGCTCGGCACCTACGCCGTCGACCTGGCCGCGATGTTCTTCGCCTTCCCGAACGCGATCTTCCCCTTCCTCGCGGACGAGCTCGACGCCGTGTGGGCCCTGGGCCTGATGTACGCGGCGGGAGCCGTGGGCTCGCTGGTCCTCGGAATGACGAGCGGCTGGGTGTCACGGGTGCGCAGGCACGGCCTGCTGGTGGTGTGCGGGGCCGGGGTGTGGGGGCTGGCCATCGCCGCGGCGGGCTGGTTCTCGACCATCTGGCCGGTGCTGGTGTGCCTCGCGGTGGCGGGGGCCGGCGACATGCTGAGCGGTCTGGGGCGCGCCACGATCTGGAACCAGACGATCCCCGAGGCGCTGCGGGGCCGACTGGCCGGCATCGAGGTGCTCTCGTACAGCGTCGGCCCGCAGCTCGGCCAGGTCCGGGCGGGCACGATGGCCAGCTGGACGGGCACCCGGACGGCCTTCTGGAGCGGCGGCCTGGCGTGCGTGGCATCGGTGGCCCTACTGGCCGCGGCCCTGCCGAAGCTGATCTCCTACGACGCCGACACCGACGAGGACGCCCTGCGCCGCCGCGCGGAGCGCGAGTCCCACCCGCAACCGAACACGACCCGGGCCTGA
- a CDS encoding MOSC domain-containing protein, with protein sequence MAQEPLPGPGRVASLHLAAHNGDPTFRVARARAVAGHGLAGDRNYWASEGPRLRGAGRSSGVCDVTLIEAEALDALAREHGITLTPAECRRNLISRGIRLNPLVDREFRIGAVILRGLTLSEPCTRLEQLVRPGLIRGLLHRGGLRAEVLHGGIIQVGDRILPLPHDARPIPPTVPALSP encoded by the coding sequence ATGGCCCAGGAACCGCTGCCCGGACCCGGCCGGGTCGCCTCCCTGCACCTTGCCGCGCACAACGGCGATCCCACCTTCCGCGTCGCACGGGCCCGCGCGGTGGCGGGCCACGGCCTGGCGGGAGACCGCAACTACTGGGCGAGCGAGGGGCCCCGTCTCCGGGGGGCCGGCCGGTCGTCCGGGGTCTGCGACGTCACCCTCATCGAGGCCGAAGCCCTCGACGCGCTGGCGCGCGAACACGGCATCACCCTCACTCCCGCCGAATGCCGACGCAACCTCATCTCCCGCGGCATCCGGCTCAACCCGCTGGTGGATCGGGAGTTCCGGATCGGCGCGGTGATCCTGCGCGGTCTCACACTCAGCGAACCCTGTACCCGCCTCGAACAGCTGGTCCGCCCCGGCCTGATCCGCGGCCTGCTGCACCGCGGCGGACTGCGGGCCGAGGTGCTGCACGGCGGGATCATCCAAGTGGGCGACCGGATCCTCCCGCTGCCCCACGACGCGCGGCCGATCCCGCCGACCGTTCCCGCCCTCTCTCCGTGA
- a CDS encoding acyl carrier protein yields MTVDDVTKPVVDWLLERNPTVGEIPADLDLIENRLIDSLGFMEFVLLLEDLIGRELRLDQIDVDQFRTLRSLTHHFLKG; encoded by the coding sequence ATGACCGTGGACGACGTGACCAAGCCGGTCGTGGACTGGCTGCTCGAACGCAACCCGACCGTCGGGGAGATACCGGCGGATCTCGACCTGATCGAGAACCGGCTGATCGATTCGCTCGGCTTCATGGAGTTCGTCCTGCTGCTGGAGGATCTGATCGGGCGGGAACTGCGGCTCGACCAGATCGACGTGGACCAGTTCCGCACGCTTCGCTCCCTCACCCACCACTTCCTGAAGGGGTGA
- a CDS encoding NAD(P)H-dependent flavin oxidoreductase, whose translation MTRLATRLGLALPLLQAGMGGVAGPGLCAAVSRAGAGGTLALYKEPPARAARLVREVTAATHRPFGVNLIPEVTGPAACLDQLRAVLPELPRGAFVTFFGLPDTRAARSVQAAGHPLVIQVGTLADAGTALEHGADVLVLQGTEAGGHLLGRLPASLLLADVRARHPRAVLAVAGGIATGGDLAGAVARGADGAVAGTLFVPAAESTAHPRFKRRVVEAVADDTLVTSLFDIGWPHRPHRVLRNPLTTSARRAPASFIATTRVDGRDHPVPRYSAAVPGSGTTGRIEEMAMYCGRSCTRVTDRQPAAVTVARLRREYEDARRPPTAARTSGSRRTARIEE comes from the coding sequence GTGACCCGGCTGGCAACCCGGCTCGGCCTCGCGCTGCCGCTGCTGCAGGCCGGGATGGGCGGCGTCGCGGGACCCGGGCTGTGCGCGGCCGTGTCCCGGGCGGGAGCGGGCGGCACCCTCGCGCTGTACAAGGAACCGCCCGCACGGGCCGCCCGGCTGGTCCGGGAGGTGACGGCTGCCACCCACCGTCCGTTCGGCGTGAACCTGATCCCCGAGGTCACCGGACCGGCCGCCTGCCTGGACCAGCTCCGGGCCGTCCTGCCCGAGCTGCCCCGGGGTGCCTTCGTCACCTTCTTCGGGTTGCCCGACACCCGTGCGGCCCGGTCCGTTCAGGCCGCCGGGCACCCGCTGGTGATCCAGGTCGGCACCCTGGCGGACGCGGGCACCGCCCTCGAACACGGCGCGGACGTCCTGGTCCTCCAGGGCACCGAAGCCGGCGGGCACCTGCTCGGTCGGCTGCCCGCGAGCCTCCTGCTGGCCGACGTCCGGGCCCGCCACCCGCGCGCCGTACTGGCCGTCGCGGGCGGGATCGCCACCGGAGGCGACCTCGCGGGCGCCGTGGCCCGGGGCGCGGACGGGGCCGTGGCCGGAACCCTGTTCGTCCCGGCCGCGGAATCCACCGCGCACCCGCGGTTCAAACGACGGGTGGTCGAGGCGGTGGCCGATGACACCCTCGTCACCTCCCTGTTCGACATCGGCTGGCCGCACCGCCCGCACCGCGTGCTGCGCAACCCCCTCACCACCTCCGCTCGACGCGCCCCTGCCAGCTTCATCGCCACCACCCGGGTGGACGGGCGGGACCACCCGGTGCCGCGCTACAGCGCGGCGGTTCCGGGGAGCGGCACCACCGGCCGCATCGAGGAGATGGCCATGTACTGCGGCCGGTCCTGCACCCGCGTGACCGACCGGCAGCCGGCCGCCGTCACCGTCGCCCGGCTCCGCCGGGAGTACGAGGACGCCCGCAGGCCCCCCACCGCCGCGCGCACGAGCGGTTCCCGCAGGACGGCCCGGATCGAGGAGTGA
- a CDS encoding diiron oxygenase produces the protein MCPPDTPPARALTAPADDTEFRTLLDRLSDKATADYYNPFTTFDWPASIPTDELWMSPELLSLHGTELMDELGTDQILALSRWESVNFYSLNVHGIRELLIEVTRRVHTPGFELPSEFFHHFIGEENDHMWFFAAFCLKYAGKIYPDKSIRLPEAPRDPDIENFLVFARILVFEQIVDHYNVQLAADRRLHPTIRHLNRLHHQDESRHIAFGCRLVHLLWERLLDRGLDEAARRELRTYLGRYLTTSIESLYNPAAYRDAGLPDGFALRRRMLAHPARQAAHARVLHKTTGFLNRIGVFDDHR, from the coding sequence ATGTGCCCCCCGGACACCCCGCCCGCCCGAGCGCTCACCGCGCCAGCGGACGACACCGAATTCCGGACGTTGCTCGACCGGCTCTCCGACAAGGCCACCGCCGACTACTACAACCCCTTCACCACGTTCGACTGGCCGGCCTCGATCCCCACCGACGAGCTGTGGATGTCCCCCGAACTGCTCTCGCTCCACGGCACCGAGCTGATGGACGAACTGGGCACCGACCAGATCCTGGCCCTGAGCCGTTGGGAGAGCGTCAATTTCTACAGCCTGAACGTGCACGGCATCCGCGAACTGCTCATCGAGGTCACCCGGCGCGTCCATACGCCCGGCTTCGAACTCCCCTCCGAGTTCTTCCACCACTTCATCGGTGAGGAGAACGACCACATGTGGTTCTTCGCCGCCTTCTGCCTCAAGTACGCCGGCAAGATCTACCCCGACAAGTCCATCAGGCTGCCCGAGGCCCCACGCGACCCGGACATCGAGAACTTCCTCGTCTTCGCCCGGATCCTGGTCTTCGAGCAGATCGTGGACCACTACAACGTCCAACTGGCAGCCGACCGCCGCCTGCACCCGACCATCCGGCACCTCAACCGGCTGCACCACCAGGACGAATCCCGCCACATCGCCTTCGGCTGCCGCCTGGTGCACCTGCTGTGGGAGCGGCTCCTCGACCGTGGTCTGGACGAGGCGGCCCGCCGCGAGCTGCGCACCTACCTCGGCCGCTACCTGACCACCAGCATCGAGTCCCTCTACAATCCGGCCGCCTACCGCGACGCGGGTCTCCCGGACGGCTTCGCGCTGCGCCGGCGCATGCTCGCGCATCCCGCCCGGCAGGCCGCCCACGCCAGGGTGCTGCACAAGACCACCGGATTCCTCAACCGGATCGGGGTGTTCGATGACCATCGCTGA
- a CDS encoding inositol monophosphatase family protein, translating into MTGPEHGGPSEAAAVRHYVTGLAATVREAVLEARHRAGSRLVRGHSPGGDAQFGLDDIAEAATWKYVADRDLPVAVYSEDRGLQYHGTDPAHLLVVDPIDGTRPAVAGLESATVSVAVARMSRRPRIADVEHAILMELRTGAYLYGDRATPGITAHGYDRPLPALTRTTDPARMLWSLEFNGHPAHLMTEAYGHLIDRSANTGGVFVFNSATWSISRVLTGQLDAYVDIGNRLLRDDPALLPEFERVGNGRVLHLFPYDIAAAVFLAERAGAVITDGYGQPLGDTVLTDLSIANQRSCVAASTPELHRALLSTIRWKE; encoded by the coding sequence ATGACCGGCCCCGAGCACGGCGGTCCCTCGGAAGCCGCGGCCGTGCGGCACTATGTGACCGGCCTGGCCGCAACGGTGCGCGAGGCCGTGCTGGAAGCCCGGCACCGGGCGGGCAGCCGGCTGGTCCGGGGCCACTCACCGGGCGGCGACGCCCAGTTCGGCCTCGACGACATCGCGGAGGCGGCCACCTGGAAGTACGTCGCCGACCGGGATCTGCCCGTCGCCGTCTACTCCGAGGACCGCGGCCTGCAGTACCACGGCACGGACCCCGCCCACCTGCTGGTCGTCGACCCCATCGACGGCACCCGGCCCGCCGTCGCCGGCCTGGAGTCGGCCACCGTCTCGGTCGCCGTCGCCCGCATGTCGCGGCGCCCACGCATCGCCGACGTCGAGCACGCGATTCTGATGGAGCTGCGCACGGGCGCCTACCTCTACGGGGACCGGGCGACTCCCGGCATCACGGCGCACGGCTACGACCGTCCCCTCCCGGCACTGACCCGCACCACCGACCCCGCGCGGATGCTCTGGTCGCTGGAATTCAACGGTCACCCGGCCCACCTGATGACCGAGGCGTACGGCCACCTCATCGACCGCTCGGCCAACACCGGCGGGGTCTTCGTCTTCAACAGCGCGACCTGGTCCATCTCCCGGGTGCTCACGGGCCAACTCGACGCCTACGTCGACATCGGCAACCGACTGCTGCGCGACGATCCGGCGCTGCTGCCCGAGTTCGAACGCGTCGGCAACGGCCGAGTCCTGCACCTGTTCCCGTACGACATCGCGGCGGCCGTCTTCCTCGCCGAGCGGGCCGGGGCGGTCATCACCGACGGCTACGGACAACCGCTCGGCGACACCGTCCTGACCGACCTGAGCATCGCCAACCAGCGTTCCTGCGTCGCCGCGTCCACCCCGGAACTCCACCGGGCCCTGTTGTCGACCATCCGCTGGAAGGAGTGA
- a CDS encoding aspartate aminotransferase family protein, producing MADLMRVQSGARNDAGNDARSEALSYAQQHLYYPVSAYEMDHGEGVHLYDTDGNAYLDCASGTFNLSLGYGHPEVVKAMRDQVERLVHTTSTFQTAPVNELVRRLVDVTPANLTKVHLKVSGGSTANEGAVKMAQIATGRRDVVTLFRSHHGQTMMTTTMSGESFRKTPFPHLMPGVLHVPDPYCLRCFYRQAGPDSCGMLCVERINDFLDHAGSGSVACVVVEPISGSGGNIVPPDGYLPALRALCDERGIVLIFDEIQTGIGRVGRMFAAEHYGVRPDILTTAKGLGGSGAQIAAIVADERMSGLSPDHHSFTYGGNVLAAAAAATTLDVIGRAGFLENVREVGARIMERLRALAARHPAVVDVRGLGLMIGIEIGDDRGRPHSERAQALARRGMDHGLVLRTSRYGRGNVIKIRPPLILTRDEADLLCDRLEALFAAEAAA from the coding sequence ATGGCCGACCTCATGCGCGTCCAGAGCGGTGCCCGGAACGACGCGGGGAACGATGCACGGAGCGAAGCCCTGAGCTACGCACAACAGCACCTGTACTACCCGGTCAGCGCGTACGAGATGGACCACGGCGAGGGCGTCCACCTGTATGACACCGACGGCAACGCGTATCTCGACTGCGCGTCCGGCACCTTCAACCTGAGCCTCGGCTACGGTCACCCCGAGGTGGTCAAGGCCATGCGCGACCAGGTCGAACGGCTGGTGCACACCACGTCGACCTTCCAGACCGCGCCCGTCAACGAGCTGGTCCGTCGGCTGGTCGACGTCACCCCGGCGAACCTGACCAAGGTGCACCTCAAAGTGTCGGGCGGCTCCACCGCCAACGAGGGCGCGGTCAAGATGGCGCAGATCGCCACCGGCCGCCGCGACGTCGTCACTCTGTTCCGCAGCCACCACGGGCAGACCATGATGACGACCACCATGTCGGGCGAGTCCTTCCGCAAGACCCCCTTCCCGCACCTGATGCCCGGTGTGCTCCACGTCCCCGACCCCTACTGCCTGCGCTGCTTCTACCGGCAGGCGGGCCCCGACAGCTGCGGCATGCTCTGCGTCGAGCGCATCAACGACTTCCTCGACCACGCCGGCTCCGGCAGCGTCGCCTGCGTGGTCGTCGAACCGATATCGGGCAGCGGGGGCAACATCGTGCCCCCCGACGGCTACCTGCCAGCGCTGCGCGCCCTGTGCGACGAACGGGGCATCGTCCTCATCTTCGACGAGATCCAGACCGGCATAGGCCGGGTCGGCCGGATGTTCGCCGCGGAGCACTACGGGGTCCGGCCCGACATCCTGACCACCGCCAAGGGCCTCGGCGGTTCCGGAGCCCAGATCGCGGCCATCGTCGCGGACGAGCGGATGTCCGGACTCAGCCCCGACCACCACTCCTTCACCTACGGCGGCAACGTCCTCGCCGCCGCGGCGGCAGCCACCACCCTCGACGTGATCGGCCGCGCCGGCTTCCTGGAAAACGTCCGGGAGGTCGGCGCCCGCATCATGGAGAGGTTGCGCGCGCTGGCCGCCCGCCACCCCGCCGTCGTGGACGTGCGCGGCCTCGGCCTGATGATCGGGATCGAGATCGGCGACGACCGGGGACGCCCGCACAGCGAGCGGGCCCAGGCCCTGGCCCGGCGCGGCATGGACCACGGACTGGTCCTGCGTACGTCCCGCTACGGCCGGGGCAACGTGATCAAGATCCGCCCGCCGCTGATCCTCACCCGCGACGAGGCCGATCTGCTCTGCGACCGGCTCGAGGCCCTCTTCGCCGCCGAGGCCGCCGCATGA